The following is a genomic window from Chanos chanos chromosome 1, fChaCha1.1, whole genome shotgun sequence.
tatctacacagacacacaacccaAATCATGTCCTTTACCCCTTATCCATAAAAGCACTAACCTTTCTTCTCTGTTCCAGTCCGGGTCTGTGGGAACAGTCTGAGGTGGCATTAGAGGCTCAGTTCTATGGCTTTGCTGCAGTGGAGATTAAACATGAAAGAGAGCTGGCCTCCTACACTCACAGGCCTATGTATCGATCAGTGTGTCTTTTAGCTCTTCTCACTGCAAAGGCAGGTTTCATCTTACAGCCAAACAGAGGCAGCAGCTCTCATGTGAAGCACACTATGTTTGTTTCACAGTGTAACACTACCATAGACCCATCAGTGTGAGGCTAGAATGCAGcaaaccctttttttaaaaaaaaaaaaaaattgtgaagcAGTAATACACCGGTTTTATCAAAATTGATTTAcactcatttacagtaaacTACATTTAGAGCATGATTTTTCTTGGGTAAAAGAGTAATCCTTGTCTGAAAAACAGGTTAAAATACGCTGTGTTACAGAGAGGCTCAGTAACTCTAAGCTAAGTGTAATAGCTCCCTTTTGTAAACAGAAGACAGTGATGGTCTCATGGTAATAATAATggggaaaaagtgaaaaattatccctcttttttatttatagagagagaaataagaaacaAATGTTCCTGTGCTGTACATTAAAGAGTGAAATAAAGGTGCTCCGTTATCATTTCCACACAGGGTAGTTcatctgtatgagtgtgtgtgtgtgtgtgtgtgtgtgtgtttatatgtctgtgcgtctgtctgtttgtgtgtgtatgtgtgtgttctgtattaTCAGCAGATACTCTGAAGGGTACATTTGTTTTATCTTGAATGCTAGGAGCTGCTGCATTCATGGTTTAGTCTGTTGTTAACAAtagtcagtgtttgtgggtgtgtctgtgttgcatCTTCTATTCATCTTGTATCtttatcctcttcctcttcttcttcctctattTATTTCTGCATGAAAACTCTAGGGGGCTGTCAAGatagaagagtgtgtgtgcgtgtgtgtgtgtgtgtgtgtgtgcgcgtgcgtgcgtgtgtgtatgtttgacattttgacatgaTAAGCAATTAAGAGGAACAGAGATACAACCTCAACATTCTCCAATGaaacataagagagagagagagagagagagagagagagagagagagagaatatgcagGAGTAAATAACATGTCCTCTGTTCCCTCGTCCACTTCCACTAATTTATAATTTTACtctgtaaaatttaaaaaaacaaaggatggtctctctcttgtcactctgttcagttcagttttgatGAGAGATAATCTATATGACTTCCtatccctgcccccccccccccccacacacacacacacctccatttGTCTGCTGGTGTGAGAGGGTATGTGTTGGAGTGCTGGGGATGGTGGCAGGGTGAAGTACAGTACAGTGTAGCACAGACAGTACTCATAGTGTTCACGCCACACACCCTCAGAGAATTCAAGGAAAGGCAGTCAGAAGAACTCATAAAGAGATAAAGATATCTCTTACAcatttgtgagtgtgatgtcattctctctcatccccccgcccccctctcgccgtctcactctttctctctctctctttatttaacCTTGgtctctctgtatttgttgtCCTCTCAGATAGTGGTTTAATTTCATAACTCTTTTAAAAGAACAATCTCAAATCATTTATTGTTATCTGTCACATATCATGCACATTAACACATCAGTAAAATTTGTGAACCTACTCATGAAAAGTTTCCTGCTTTATTTCCTCAAGTGACTCTTATTATAACGTGGAGTCATTCTCCTCCTGTAAAAGATGTGATTTACATTTTCCTGACAAAGGCTCAGGTGAGCAAGGGCTGCACTGAGATGAAACAGAAGGTTAACCATGAACAACATTGCTTTCTTCCTGTCATAAACAGGCAGAATCGTTTTATCTGAAGAGCTCTCCATGCCAAAAACTTTTTTAACTACTCAGCATGTACGTGTGTGGAAGCAGCTCAACTAATCAGTCATCTGTATCAGCCTAGTGGTCATATTGGCTTCATTTGttctggaggattcagtgtacAGACCGAACCTGAAGAGGTTATTCCTCAATAGGTTGTCAGGGTACCTCtatccatggtgctgaaacacTCAAGTCTGTATTCTTTTGTTAACATGTAATTTAGTACACACAGGCTGGTCTGTTTAACAAATATTGAGTCCATATACAGTGttaagttttgcttttttaaaacagactgtTTACTCCACTTTGTCACACTGCAGGCCATGAACTGATTTTAAATTGCTTTGGGCTAAAGTTGAAAAGGTTTGTCTCTTAAGGACCCGTAAAATCAACTGGCTTGGATACAGATTAAGAAAAAAGAGccataataaaacataaacgTAATTATAAGAGaaacatacttacacacatgcatagctTACGTCTGTACCATGAAGATTCATCCAGGTAGGGTTTCTCTGGCTTGTTTGTGATAGAGTTGCTGCCATATGTTTGCACCAAGGCTTTGTCTGGTCTATATCAGTAAATATAGTAACAGAGGACACAAGGGAGCTCGTACATTGAGAGCAGGACAGAGCTTGCACCGTCAGCTCATCATGCTTCAAGGCATCTTGTGCACTGGTCAGGGCAACACAACTCACCACACAACCTTTGGACATCCATTCAGAGGGACTGTACTCTCCCCATCCAACCTTGACCCCTCCTATGAACATATGGAGTGTTTGTAATAGGATTTCCAGCCATATGAAATGATTCTCTGGCCTTCACTGTAGggactcatctctctctggcagTGTAGGGAAAAGATGCTGCCTTCTCAGAGTGACACGGAAGGTTGGATCCTTCCTACCTCTTCCCCTTCCAGTTAGATTGAGAGCATTAGACAAATGTTGGAAAGATCTTGTGTCATTTAGGAGGACACCagtctgtgaaaacacagactaTCTAAGTTTTATCATGACCAGCGGGGTGTCGGTTACAGTATACCATGACCTTGGATATTTCTGGCATGTTATTGACCCAGCTGACTGCTGTGTGCATACATCTGTACTTCATTTGAAGAATTTCATTCAATTCTTCATTTTTTgctttacagtttaaaaaatggatttgtggttaagaaaacagacaaatgtttggTTCTGGGTTGAGTGTGACACAGAAAAGAGGTTAGTGTTAACCTTTGTAGAAACTTGTGAACCTTGAATTGAACTCTTCTCCAGCCTGGACGATTCCTTTGTGATCTGGACTAATAACTAAATCAGGACTGGAAAGACTAGcgaatgtgtatttttttttgtatctgcaCATTCCTCTGCACATTACAAAAGCTGGATTTTATCTCATCTCTTGTTTTTGGCGCATTCTTCTTCCATTATCTTGGATTGATTTTTTACGCTCCATTAtattcttctcctctcttcctgcCGAGCCTTTCATCgatttctctgtgttgtctgacagGAGCTCTCCCATATCATGTATTGCAGTCACAAAAGATAGATAATGACCAATATTACCCACCACCTCTCTCTTATTATGGAGTCGTGTCACCTCCGCTCACTGCTTAtggtttctttgtctcttttgggGACACTGTGGAGTTCTGAGTTCATTTTTAATCAGCAACTCCACAAGTGTAATTGAGCAGTAGTTGAGTAGTTGAGTAGTTTGGCTTATGTGATATTCTCACATAATCAAAGCGGGAAAATATTGACACTCTCGCTCATTGTCGTGTCTGTATCAGATGCATTGCTTCATTTCTTGATAATACAAGGCATGCTTTAACAATAGCATAATGTTCACCTTAATTGtgctcagtctctgtctctggctctccctctctctctctcctcctctctctgtgcccccctccccccatctctctgtctggttgtctgtctatctgtgtcgTAGGCCTTTAGCCAGGCATACTCCACCCAGCGGAAGGTGGCGGAGGATGGGGAGACCAACGAGGAAGCTTTGCTGCAGGAATCGGCTAATAAGGAGGCATTTTATATGGCTCGTTTGCTGGAATTGCAGACGGAGTTGAAACTAAGTAGATCACAGTTCTCCAACGCACAGATGGAGAATGAACGCTTGGCCATGCTGCtgcaggatgagagagaggtcTGGGTCAGAGAACCAAACATAACCAAGCTTCACCTCAGTCCAAATACAGTGtagtctttttaaaatgtgtttcttgATCTACAACATACAATGGTACAGTTCCTTATAGAATTAGAAATTTGAATTTTCCTAAAATGATTCTCAGACTCAAACATTCCTCAAATCAatgaccatctctctctgtctagagTAACGAGATGTTGGAGCTGCAGAGGAgcaggatgagagaggagattAGAGAGTATAAATTCAGAGAAGCCAGACTCCTGCAGGACTACACAGAACTGGAGGAGGAGAATATCTCACTACAGAAACAAGTGTCCACACTCAAACAGAACCaagtaagtacacacacatacagttataaacacacacacatacacacccaccgtCACAAGAATGTCTTACACTCAAGCAGAGATAGTAtccatgcatgcacaaacatttaaatgaatacacCGAATTGGAAGAGAAAATAGTATCCACTCCACCAGAACCagtaccacacatacacacacacacacacacacacacacgcacacacacacagacagacacacatacacacacacacacacacacacacacgcacgcacacaaatactGTAAATACATCAGTTAAAccttatatttaaaatattttaattcctGCAGGTGGAATATGAGGGCCTGAAACATGAGATTAAAGTTCTGGAAGAGGAGACAGTGCTGCTCAACAGCCAGTTAGAGGATGCGTTACGTTTGAAGGACATATCAGAAAGTCAATTAGAGGAGGCCCTGGATGCTCTGAAAAGTGAACGTGAACAAAAGAACAACTTGCGTAAAGAGCTAGCCCACCAGCTTAATCTAGGGGAGGGTGCATTCAGCGTAGGCTCCACCCATTTGACCTCCCTCACGTCCGCACCCCCAAGTGGCAGTGCCACACCCACTGCAGTTAGCTCACCGGGCAGCGAGGATGGTAGCAAATGTAATGGCCACCTGCTGCAGGGCGGGGCAGTGGGAGCAGGGCTCAGCAGACTAAATGGAGACTTTCGTCAAGCATCGGTGGGAAACAGGAAGGGTGAATCATTGACCCCTGACCTTTTCAGCGAGTTAAATTTAACAGAAATCCAGAAACTTAAACAACAGCTCTTGCAGGTGAGTACTGGAGTCAAAGGCTGATGTGACTACAGCTATAAAGGTTTTCACTAAACCTTCATGTGCCTTGAATTTTTTATGGGTAAGTAAATTGGAGGATTTAGccagtattttatattttattttaatcactATAGTTTGTGAATCTGATGGCAAGTTAGTTTTAGAAGGTTTgtaatgtatttatgtaaatagTTTTAAAACATGAGATGTACACAGTGTGCAGggagaatgaaaagagagagagagggagagcaaaagAGACGACAGTGCTGCACAAAAGATGGATGTCAATTTGTTTACAGCTGCACACTGCAGTATGTTGAAATGaaacttaatctctctctctctctctctctctctctctctcatacactttctctctctctcctctctctctctctcacacacacacacacaagcatatgcCTTGGTCTTTCTAATGGGCAGTGCCATATGCTGGTTGTATATATAGCCTCTTTGGCATATTGATTTCAGGCGCTTGTGAACAGCATCCTTCATTGTTAAAGTGATGAATGAAATGTCAAGTGTTCTGCATGGTTTAGGTGCAAACCAGTAGGTTATGTAGTCATTTGACCAGAAAGTAAAGTAAATGATACACTTGGCCTGTCTGAGAAGTGGTATTCATCTTATTCCACTTCCTCAAGGTAGCTTCTTTTCTTTATCCCTTTACCTCAGTTCCCCCTGATCCAAACAAAACTGGATTTATAAAAGTAGTGTCAGAGGACTGCACATTTTGGCCTGTGCTAGGCACGAGCCCGCCCTGTTCAAAGGGCCGAGAGCAAGGTAATGAGTGGATAAGATGATTCAGGCTTGTGCAAAAATGTACTGTTATATGGACGTAAAGATCACTGGTAAAGGGGAGGAAACAAGGGCAGGACACAGTTTTGGAGGTGTGGTATGCTTGGAGTCTACTTTAcaacacatctctgttccaacCCCAACATCTGATTGGACTTGTTTACAATTCTAATCACCAAACCCTTGCAACACCCATACATCCACAGCTATTTGAGAGCGAGAATGTGCTGTTTAGTGACTTCCGTGACTGAGAATTAAGGAACAGAGCTGTAGACAGCTGATATCATGCTAGCTCGATGCCTTTCCTCCCTGCAGTTTGTGAGCTTTGGTCCATGTTTCAGGTGGAACGTGAGAAAGCAGCCCTACTGAGTCGTCTGCAGGAGTGTGAGGCGCAGCTGCAACACACCCAGTGCGCTCTGAGcgaacagtgtgagagagcgtgGCGTTTTCAGGAACGTATCCGAGCTCTGCGACAACAACACAGCCAGAAACAGCAGCGTGAcccagaggaagagggggaggaggggactGAGAAGAGCACAGCTGTCTCTGAGGGGTCTGGACTGGAGCTGCTGCAGTGCAAGTACAGAGTGGCAGTAACAGAGGTGGTAGGACTGAAAGCTGAACTAAAAGAATTGAAAGAGAGGTACAATGAGAAGATGGAaggtgaagaggaggagtgCAGGCGTAGCCAGGTACTGGAGGAAAAAGTGGTGAAACTAGAGAGGAGCTGCAGGGAGAACCGGGAGCGAGTGGCTGCTCTGGAGGCAGAGTTACGGAAGGCAACGAATTTAACCAGCGAGAGCCAGGGTCTCCTCAACTCCACCCAGGATGAGCTGGTAACGTTTAGCGAGGAACTGGCTCAGCTCTATCACCACGTTTGCCTGTGCAACAATGAAACCCCCAACCGCGTCATGCTCGACTACTACCGCCAGAGCCGGTCGCCACGCACCACCAGCGGAACTGGGCTCAAAACCCAGGATGAACACAGAATTCTCCTCACCCCGCGGTTAGCACGCCGGCTAGCCGCGGTCAACGCCGTAACAGAATCCCGCAGCCCCTCAGAATCACCTTCTAAAGAGCCCCTTTCCGACCAGAGCCCCTCTCACACTCCTCAGACCGGTTCGCCCATCATCAGTggctcttcatcttcttcttcctcttctccggCACCTGAGTCCACAGGCTCAGACCCCCGCCGGGAGCCCATGAACATCCACCATCTGAACGCCATTATCCGTGACCAGATAAAACACCTGCAGAGGGCAGTGGATCGCTCACTGCAGTTGTCCAGGCAACGAGCTGCAGCACGGGAACTTGCTCCGCTCTTCGACAAGGACAAAGAGGCCTGTATGGAGGAAATCCTGAAGCTCAAATCACTCCTTAGCACCAAGAGGGAGCAGATAGCCACTCTTCGCCTCGTCCTCAAAGCCAATAAACAGGTATGCTCAACGGTGATTTTTATGAGAAGCTGTCATATGGATTGTCTTATTGATCCTGATTGACTGAATCATTGGATATGAACCATAGGGGATCTCATAATGAGTATTACTGATATCTCAGGGGTTGTTAGCATTCTAATGGAGGAAGGTGTTTGGTCTCTCTTGCGTTACATCTATGTTCTTAGAACAAAAAGTACCTCACCTTCTAATCAGGGTAATGCACTTTTGATTTgaagaaagactgtgtgtggtAAAACATGTCGTAAGGTTTGGGAGTAGACATAGTGTCTGTGGCCTCCCTCGACTCTTAATAATTTACGGCGATGCAGGTTAATAGATTTATAGATTTCCTCTGTAGGGATTCTATAGACTTTGTGTGCTTGCACTCTCCATTACTGTGCACTACACTCACTCTGGGGACACACCTCTACCGGCCAAATGGAATGATAGCTATGAATTGCCCTTTCTTGGCTCCTCTTTTCAGTTTCgatagattttaaaaaaaagcaattatgtGGTAAATGTATTTCATACATCATTCTCAACCTCACCCTCAAGAGCACTCTCTTGGCATCATTCTCACTGTTATTTCAAGTCATTGGAGAATCAGCTAGAAGAATGAAATGAAGGGAAGGaaagtgatgtcataaaggaggCCACTGAACTTAACACAGGAGCCTAAAGAGAGCTCAGATTC
Proteins encoded in this region:
- the LOC115817403 gene encoding protein bicaudal D homolog 1, with the translated sequence MAAGGGCGETVDHYRAEVERLTRELAEANREKVRAAECGLVVLEENQTLKQQYSDLEAEQDTLRQELEQLQEAFSQAYSTQRKVAEDGETNEEALLQESANKEAFYMARLLELQTELKLSRSQFSNAQMENERLAMLLQDERESNEMLELQRSRMREEIREYKFREARLLQDYTELEEENISLQKQVSTLKQNQVEYEGLKHEIKVLEEETVLLNSQLEDALRLKDISESQLEEALDALKSEREQKNNLRKELAHQLNLGEGAFSVGSTHLTSLTEDGSKCNGHLLQGGAVGAGLSRLNGDFRQASVGNRKGESLTPDLFSELNLTEIQKLKQQLLQVEREKAALLSRLQECEAQLQHTQCALSEQCERAWRFQERIRALRQQHSQKQQRDPEEEGEEGTEKSTAVSEGSGLELLQCKYRVAVTEVVGLKAELKELKERYNEKMEGEEEECRRSQVLEEKVVKLERSCRENRERVAALEAELRKATNLTSESQGLLNSTQDELVTFSEELAQLYHHVCLCNNETPNRVMLDYYRQSRSPRTTSGTGLKTQDEHRILLTPRLARRLAAVNAVTESRSPSESPSKEPLSDQSPSHTPQTGSPIISGSSSSSSSSPAPESTGSDPRREPMNIHHLNAIIRDQIKHLQRAVDRSLQLSRQRAAARELAPLFDKDKEACMEEILKLKSLLSTKREQIATLRLVLKANKQTAEVALANLKSKYENEKSIVTETMMKLRNELKALKEDAATFSSLRAMFATRCDEYVTQLDEMQRQLAAAEDEKKTLNSLLRMAIQQKLALTQRLEDLEFDHEQSHRTRTSKFSTKARSATPKIVSSLLPQCRHTPHS